A region of Toxorhynchites rutilus septentrionalis strain SRP chromosome 1, ASM2978413v1, whole genome shotgun sequence DNA encodes the following proteins:
- the LOC129762797 gene encoding putative nuclease HARBI1 — MLNILERTLCKKWISLNMTEDEQRRAKLHFYQKTSIPGVIMCLDGTHVKIIPPKLNRNLFFNRKGFYSLNVLIVCDDQQRIRFVDPTFQGSNHDSHIWRVSPARTHFEQLHQNGEVNTKILGDAGYPSEPWLVTPFRAAEEGSLESDFNRRHALGRAIVERTIGLLKNRFRCILGARQLHYNPTKCAQIINVCCALHNICLEFGRSQ, encoded by the exons ATGCTTAACATTCTGGAGCGGACACTGTGTAAGAAATGGATTTCCCTAAATATGACGGAAGACGAACAGCGGCGTGCTAAACTACACTTCTatcagaaaacatcaattcCGGGTGTTATTATGTGTTTGGATGGAACCCACGTAAAAATTATTCCACCTAAGCtgaatcgaaatttgttttttaatcggAAGGGATTTTATAGTCTCAACGTTCTGATT GTTTGTGACGATCAGCAAAGGATTCGTTTCGTTGATCCTACCTTCCAGGGATCTAATCATGACTCTCATATATGGCGTGTAAGCCCTGCAAGAACTCACTTTGAGCAGCTTCACCAAAATGGTGAAGTTAATACTAAGATTCTAG gtgatgctGGTTATCCATCGGAACCTTGGTTAGTAACGCCATTCAGAGCAGCGGAGGAAGGGAGTTTGGAGAGCGATTTTAATCGCAGGCATGCCTTGGGTCGTGCTATCGTCGAGCGGACAATCGGTTTACTAAAAAATCGGTTTAGATGCATCCTTGGCGCGAGACAACTTCACTACAATCCTACTAAATGCGCTCAAATTATAAATGTATGCTGTGCACTTCACAATATATGCTTAGAATTTGGTCGTTCTCAGTAG
- the LOC129762786 gene encoding uncharacterized protein LOC129762786 — MEKNKNKTTTKNQFERIVLLLEQEPDIAKGFSRGNSGPFWDDLAAEVNSLGPPIRDGSGWKKVWADYKSGLKRKLAHNKREQRATGGGPNKIINLSELEEQAVLLTGLLATVEGIPGTSSHGTQLGSPSGEPQAADQENFIYYGTSDECDGINNTIHFQPSQPKKSRPSTTRLLELQVEQQNKFHTNVKSLLKNTNKNLSDLVHYQRQSARAILSVDATLKEHLSEQKRHNHEMEKIALEKSIATNP; from the exons AT ggaaaaaaacaaaaataaaacaaccaCTAAAAATCAGTTCGAGCGGATTGTGCTGCTTCTGGAGCAAGAGCCGGACATAGCAAAGGGTTTCTCCCGAGGAAATTCCGGACCCTTCTGGGATGATCTGGCGGCAGAAGTCAATAGTTTGGGACCGCCTATTCGCGATGGAAGTGGATGGAAAAAG GTTTGGGCGGACTATAAGTCCGGATTAAAGCGAAAACTCGCTCACAACAAACGGGAGCAGAGGGCGACAGGTGGAGGacccaataaaattatcaatttgtcCGAGCTGGAGGAGCAGGCAGTTCTACTAACTGGGTTACTTGCGACCGTGGAAGGAATCCCGGGTACCTCATCTCATGGAACACAGTTGGGTTCGCCTTCGGGTGAACCTCAAGCTGCAGACCaggaaaattttatatattatggTACTTCCGACGAGTGTGACGGTATCAATAATACCATTCACTTTCAGCCCTCTCAGCCGAAAAAATCCAGACCTTCTACCACGAGGCTATTAGAGCTGCAAGTCgagcaacaaaacaaatttcacaCCAATGTGAAATCCCtgttaaaaaacacaaacaagaaTTTGAGTGATCTGGTTCATTATCAGCGCCAATCAGCTCGAGCGATTCTTTCCGTGGATGCCACACTCAAAGAACATCTGAGTGAACAAAAACGACATAACCACGAGATGGAGAAGATCGCGCTGGAGAAATCAATAGCGACAAATCCTTGA